The following proteins are encoded in a genomic region of Endomicrobiales bacterium:
- a CDS encoding prohibitin family protein has product MENFGAKENKMVFMAVVGLIALIIAVPLLSSWFFVVGAGQVGVTFNSISGATQSYQQGFHTKFPFVVSVTKFDVKTQRIDVSAESASKDLQKVQVDIALNYHLDYTKVNELFVKVGKDYREKVIDPAVNEAVKSATAQFPVEQIIVQREDLKNKIEGALKTKLATYNIIVENVSLVNIRFDTEFEKVVEQKQIEEQKIKTAEYVKQQAEQNKAATILKAEGEAKAQQLLRESVNEKTIAYKWIDKWDGKLPSTMLGDKSNILFTPKTSKDEQ; this is encoded by the coding sequence GTGGAAAATTTTGGCGCTAAAGAAAATAAAATGGTTTTTATGGCAGTAGTTGGTTTGATAGCTTTGATAATTGCGGTGCCATTGCTTTCAAGCTGGTTTTTTGTTGTTGGTGCAGGGCAAGTAGGTGTTACATTTAACAGCATATCTGGGGCAACGCAGTCATATCAGCAGGGTTTTCACACAAAGTTCCCGTTTGTTGTATCCGTAACAAAGTTTGATGTAAAAACGCAGAGGATAGATGTTTCAGCCGAATCCGCGTCAAAAGATCTTCAAAAAGTTCAAGTAGATATCGCGCTAAATTATCATTTAGATTACACAAAGGTTAATGAGTTGTTTGTAAAAGTCGGGAAAGATTACAGGGAAAAAGTTATAGACCCCGCGGTAAACGAAGCGGTTAAATCTGCGACAGCGCAGTTTCCTGTTGAGCAGATTATAGTGCAGCGCGAAGATTTAAAAAATAAAATTGAAGGGGCATTGAAAACGAAACTTGCCACCTATAATATAATAGTTGAGAATGTAAGTTTGGTGAACATAAGGTTTGATACTGAGTTTGAAAAAGTTGTAGAACAAAAACAAATAGAAGAGCAAAAAATAAAAACAGCCGAGTATGTTAAGCAACAGGCCGAACAAAATAAAGCCGCAACTATTTTAAAAGCAGAGGGCGAGGCTAAAGCGCAACAGCTCCTGCGCGAGTCGGTTAACGAAAAAACAATAGCTTATAAGTGGATTGACAAATGGGATGGCAAGTTGCCAAGTACTATGCTTGGTGATAAATCAAATATATTGTTCACTCCAAAAACAAGTAAAGATGAGCAATAG